The sequence below is a genomic window from Hyla sarda isolate aHylSar1 unplaced genomic scaffold, aHylSar1.hap1 scaffold_38, whole genome shotgun sequence.
tgggacgccagtttttcaggtcacatctctcccccttccgcttatacaagattgtGATCATCCCCTCCCTCAacaacggaggcattctgccccccaccaccatctctacttacacctccaacaggtcctgacagatcaggtcacccagcactACATAGAGCTcagccgggagaccgtcactgcccggggtcctgccgggcttaaaggatttagcggcagagagcagctcccccaccgtcaagggatcgtccatagctgccgcacctgcgggatcaaccacgttagtgatacctgacaggaacccctcggcggcttcggggtcggatgacttgggggcatagaggttgctgtagaagtcggagaCAACCCCCACTACCTCCTCCTTGCCCcttctcatgtgtccggtctcatctcgtagctcagtcaggggcatgTGGCCAGCAtagagcttcctgaaaaagaaagagttacacttctcacccttctccaggttctccaccttggaacgaaagacgattcgcttggattcctcctcaaagtgccttttcaagctctttttggtctcctccagctcctccctgatgtcccaaccacactggagcaggtcctgcagggaccgcagctcgtgcTGCAGcttcctgaagtcccacttcttcgcacacgcctgttgtctgccttttgcctgaaagaaacaacggaactcgactttaacatattcccaccaatcgctgatgcagttaaacagacatttgtcataacgccatacaaggtacgcatccctaagttcctccatgacctccctctgctccaacagggcacaattcaacttccaggagcctgggccaggtgggaatccatggcccaaagtcccccaaaatcgaatgtccctgtggtcagagaagaagcagaggaccatagagtacgacacctttctgactgctctcgaagtgaagatgaagtctatccgagaacggagcgagccatcggggcggctccacgtatagtttacagagccgttcccgatggacccaacaatgtcctgcaaggatgcctctgtcatCATCTCAATCAACAGCTTAGActtcacgtccaggttggcggatgtgccagaactgcggccgtccacctcaatggggcagttgaagtcaccacccaacactactgccctagttgTGGCAAGCTCAGCCcccagggcctggagaacctccagtcggacatccctctcaggggaggcatacacgttgatgagccgcacgggctcacccgcccaggaaccgtctgcgacgagAAGTCTGACACAGACGAGCTCcaggacggaatcaagtgcaaagttgcctcccctgatcaggatggccacccccgcagacctactgtcacccccaccagaccagtaggaagggccgtgaggccactgcctggccagatggttgtaagacctagaagcagacaaagcacattcctgcaggatgtaaacatcacacctctgagaatctaagaacgtaaggactgtctgaaatctaaacctagctctcacactcctcacattaatgcagaagatgttgagatcagccatgggaataaaaagagaggttagttcagatACCAGTTACCACTCTGGTCgggcgggtcctcttctctggcgcctgtcagcTCCTGTGACTTCtcatagcgcccttccaagaactcgtcgttgGCCGGAGTGTCTAGGATTTTATTGacttctgggtcctgcagcagctcctccatagactgaGCTTGGACTTGCTCCGCTTGGACCtgttccacttgggcctgctccaactcctcctctccatctgaagcttgaaggctctcgcagacctgctccatctcctcctcttcattTGAaacttgaggggtctcgcaggtctcgataaTCTTTCTCTTGTGGGACTCatctggtgtatttttttttcaactataaTTTTTATTGAGCGAAAAAGACAAAAGGGAATGAAGTCCACTCGCAGGTGTGGCGTTTGTAGTATGCTCAGTTTTTCCAATTCAAAACAAAACAGAACAACGAATGAGAAATAGTCTACACGATTTCTGTTaacctgacacatgggggagggggacgGCATgaaagggagagggagggggaggggggcgagGAAGGGGGACATATATGATGAGTGAGAAGGTTAagtggaggggggagagggagaagCTGGAGTAATGCCACTATAGGCGGCAATCAATTTCAGGTGGGGATAAGTTAGCAGAAGGGTTGGGTAAATGGGGGATTGTGGGATGGGGTAGTAGGCAGTAGctgagtgaggggggggggggaaggggggggagctGTAAGTTAATGAGGAGAAGAAGGTAAGCGAGAGAGAAGGAATAGGGGGTCAGGGTAGAAAGAGGGTAAAAGAGGAAGATGAGGGTGGGGTGAGTAGGGCGGGGGGATAAGGGCAGAGAGCCGAAGGGGAAATCAGAGTGTCGGATGCGGGGGTATAGGAGATGGAGGGAAACCCCAGCAGGACCAATTCCGGTGTGAGTTGAATAGTGGTACCAGTAATGTTGGCCAGCTTGGCCTCCACCTCCTTCCAGAACAAGGCTATGCTGGGGCAATGCCACCAGACATGTGAGTGTGTGCCTACCTGGGCTTTGCATCTCCAGCATAGACCGGAGGGGGCGAGACCGTGGGCATGTAGGAACTCAGGCACCTTGTACCAGCGGGAGAGTATCTTAAAGTGATTTTCTTGCAGACGGACACATCTGGAAGGGCCCATCGTGAAGGAGAGAATACGATCCACCTCCATGTTTCTCAGGGGGCGCTGAAGCTCGGTCTCCCACGAGGCCAGGTAACCCGGCCTTCCCCGAGGTCTCGCCCGCCTCAAGGCTTATTTCGAGTCAGTAAGCCTCCATGGCCTATCCCCTATGGAAAGCAAGAAGCTTTCAAATTCAGTAAGCGCTCTGAGGGGCAAATGTTTTTTGGCGAAAGCAGTACAGCATGAGACGATATGGTTTAGGTGCAGGAAGGTCAGATTTACCTCAGGGAATAGTTGGCATATATCCGCTGCGGCCGGAACCCCACCGTCAGAGAACAACTGCGAGACTGGAACCCCTGATAACCTCCTCCACAAAGGAGTAAAGGTGGGTGAATCCATCCCCACGACCACAGGTATAAGATGcgaaggaagaagaggagaaatTCCAGGGGAGAGGAAAGTCGAGAGAAAGGACCAGGAGGAGATAATGCCCTCAATTAATAAATGATTGCTTTTTGCATTATATTTGGCGTGGGACACAGGGGGCAACCACGCTAGTGGGTCAGCATCAGCAGGCGCCTGGGGGAGAGTCAAACCACGCGGCGCATGAGAAGGGTGGGTGTACCATACCCATCGCTGGAGCTGAATCCCCCTATAAAGGTCACGGACATCCGGCAGCCCGATGCCCCCCTCCGACCTCAGGCGGGTGAGCAGTGTATGTGACATGCGGGGCCTTTTTCGCTTCCATACGAATCCAGAAAAAAGCCTTCTAATTGCAATGAAAAAGCGATCAGGAAGTACTATGGGAACCATGGCGAGTTTGTATGTGATTTTGGGGAGGACATAACATTGGATGACATTGCGTCTAGCTAACCAAGAGATCAGGGGCAAGTCATATTCCTCCAGAATATTTTTGATGTCTCTCAATAATGGGGCAAGGTTGGCGTCGTATAAAGAGGCAGTTTGTGCGGTGATATGTACTCCCAGGTATTTAATATGCTTATCTGACCATTTAAAATCAGATTGAGAGCGGAGCAGCCGGGATGTTCTAGGGGGCAAGGTAATGTTCAATAGTTCCAACTTCGATACATTCACCTTGAAGTTGGAAACTGCACCGAAGTCGTCAAATAGTTGAACCAGGGGGGGTAGGTCCTCCAGAGGGCTCGCCAGTAGGAACAAAAGGTCGTCAGCAAATGCCAGCACTTTCATTTTGCCGCTCGGTGTGTGGAATCCCCTGAGACCTGACCACTGGAGCACCCTCTGCAGCAATGTCTCCATCACAAGGATGAACAGAgtcggggacagggggcagccctgcctggtGCCGTTTTTTTGTGGAAGGGGGGTGAGATGGAGTCATATACCAGTAGGGAAGCGGAGGGGGAAGAGTATAGGGACATTATTGCAGAAATAAACCAGTCTGGAAACTGAAACTTCCTTAGGGTCGCCGCCATGAATTGCCAATCAACTCTGTCAACTCTCTGCCTTCTAGGCGTCTACTCCAAGAAGAGCCAGAGGCCGTCCAGAGAGCTGTGCCTGAGAGATAGCCTGCAAGAGCTTTTCAGTGTTGGTACGGCCTTCTCTACCTTGTACGAAGCCGGCCTGCTCCTCGCCTATTAGGTGGGGGAGTCATTTTTTGATGCGGAGGGAAAGGAGTTTTGCCCACAGCTTAAGATCCATGTTTAATAGTGAAATCGGGCGAAAGCTGCCACAATCACTCGGATACTTCCCCTCTTTGGCCAGTAGGGTGATGTGTGCCTCTAAGGATTGCCTAGGTAATTGGGAGCCCTCAAACAGCGAGGTGCACCATTCAGTCAAATGGGGGGTCAGTACGTCTCGGTACCTCGTATAGTACTGGAGGGGGAGGCCGTCAGGGCCCGGGCTCTTGCCTGGAGGGAAAGAGGTCAGAACACGCCCAACCTCATCATCAGTGATGTGGGCTAACAGGCTCTCGGCCATCCCCTACTCCACACGAGGCAGGGAGAGGTGTTGTAAGAAGTCCTCAATGAGTGAGGTCTTCGTTGAAGGTGTAGGGGGATCTATCGTGGCGTCTAAATTGTACAATTTAGAATAAAACTTCTGGAAAGCCACCGCAATAGCCTCAGTTGTGGTGCAAGAGTCGCCCCGTTCGTCCCTAACATGGTGGATATGCTGTTTCGCCTTAGCTTTCTTAAGCAGGGACGACATGAGCTTGCCTCCTTTATTACCATGAGTGTACAAGCGGTGTCTAAAGTTAAGATATGCCTTAGAGGATTTATAGTTTAGGTGTGACAATAATTGTTCCCTGAGTGAACGTAGGTCATCCTGGACGGGGCCAGTGCATGTGGTCGTGTGTAATCTTTCTAAGCTAGCTATTTTAAGTAGGAGAGTGTCTATCTCTTTCTGGTATGTCTTTTTCAATTTTGAGCCCCAGGCGATGAAGATCCCCCTGATGTAGGATTTATGGGCCTCCCAGACTATAGGGGTGGGCAGTCCCGACCGACCATTAAGGTCAAAGTAAGACACTAGATGGTTTTTAATGTCTTCCCTAGCTGCGCTGTTTTCCAGTATGTGTTCGTTTAGGCGCCAGCGTATCGTGAAGGGTGTAGGGCCGGAGAGGTATAGAGACAGGTGGACAGGAGCATGGTCAGAGATAGTAATGACATCGATACCTGTGGTCGTGAGGGAGGGAAGAAGAGATGAATGGATGAAGATGTAGTCCAGCCGTTGGAAGGAATTATGAGCAGCCGAGAAGTGAGAGTAGTCTCTGACCGTGGGGTTCAGCGTCCGCCAGGCATCTACAAGGGACAAATTAGACAATTTAGCACGCAAGCAAGCAAAAGCACGATTTGAGATGGTGGATCTTGTGGCCGAGGTATCTAAAGAAGGGATTAGAGTAACATTGAGGTCACCTCCCAGAATGATCGGACCATCCGCAAACAGTCTCAGGTCGTCCAGGGTGCCCAGCAGCcaagaaacttgtgcatgatTAGGCGCATAAATATTCACCAAGGTATATTTGGAGTTGTTGATCAGCACCCTCAAAAAGAGCGCTCTCCCATTTGCGTCAGAATGCTGCTGGAGTACTATCACAAGCACAGGAAAATCCTCCAAAGAGCGAGTGCCAGCAGTTGGAGGGGGgtttggtgctgctgggccaggggagaaaggaggctgggtggggcaggGGGCAGGAGaaagtgcccgggcaggggaggacggggcaggggtgggccggggtggggtacggggggcaggggtgggacgggatatGAGCGGTCTGCTTGGTCCTGGCCATGATCCTCTGTACACGTACACAGCGGAGATGTGATGGGAAGAAAGGAAAGAGCAGAATATTTATACTCCTGGTCTCATCCTTATTGGCTCATGTAAACCACACCCCTTCTTCCCATTGGCTGATTCATACAAACTAGAGCCCGCCAAAACACATGAGACATCTGTGATGGATCTTTGTTCTGAAGCGGCGGGGCCCATCCTCAGCGATGATAGCGCCCCCATGTATGACACGATGCCGGGTCTCGGGCATTCACACTGATTCCCCGCTCCTCGGATACAGACTCCTTTATGCCTACAATTCCTCAGAGCTCTATCTGCTTCACTATTTCCAATCTCTATATACATTTACATGGGGCAGTACAGTAGAGCGCCCCCATGATCGAACAAAATGCCCAGTAATTCTCAGAATGGGTTAGTAACTTCATATGTCCACAACCTATTAAGTAGATTAGAGGGTTAAAATCAGCACAATGTTTCTGGTTAATCAATATTAATAATTTCCAATAAATATTTTCTATTAGTCACTGCACGAAATTCTTACAGTTTCAGGATATACAAATCAGTTGCAGTGAGTGTTACAATAGCGACACCTGGTGGTGAGAGCTTTGTATTCTAAACTTTGCATGTTGCCAAATTGTAACAAGTATTTACATTTCCTCAAGAACTGACACTAAAATTGTTACAGAGTAGCAAACAGATACAACTAGATGTTATATGAACACCACGATACCAGTTTCTCTAATATGGAGAATATAGTCAAGCCGGGAGCTTGTGTCTCTTCTTGAGGATCTAGGACAAAGGCATATgcattgtagtgtgtgtgtgtgtgtgtgtgtgtgtgtgtgtgtgtgtgtgtgtgtatatatatatatatatatatatatatatatatatatatatatatatatatatatacacacacacacacacacacacacacatttctcACCCACTCTtaatttgttttatataaaacgCAGGTTATACTACAGTGTATGTAATGAGTATTTAAAAGCTACATTTTAATAATCGGTTCAAaggttttggggtaaaattaagaGGTCAAAGTGTCCAAAGTGTCTCCTGATGATATGTATGATTGGCAATGCGCCCCAAGACTTCTGTAAACCCTCGGCCTCCTCCCCTTACATCCTGGGCTCTAATCCCTCAGTATATCTGCGCTCCTGTCCTGTTCTGCCCCAGTAAACCCCAACAGGATTCCCCAAATACACCAGACTATGATGGCGCTTCCTTCTCTTCAGGATCTCTGCTGTCTGGAGGAAAATACACGGGCTCCGGGGAGTGTTCGGTCGGTAAGAGAGGAGGAAGATGCCGCAGGTATAAGATATGATCCGACTGAAGCTCTGGATGTGGAACTGGTGGGGTCGGCGGGTGATCTCCGGGCTGCTCAGCGGTGAGAAGAGAGCGGGAGAAAGGAGACAGGGATAGCGGGAACCGGCGAGGACAGCGGAGGGAGCGGAGAGCAGTGAGGGGGTCAGAGGGGCTGAAGATGAAGAATAAGGGAAGAGAACAAAGGAGAAGATTCTGAGAAGGAAAGTAATAATCCTGATCCAGATATAAGACGATCCGGACTTTCTGTGGGATCCTTCACAGACTGTATTGTATCCGCAGATCCCTCGTCTATTCAGTGATGATCTCTGGGATCTATTACAGAATTGAGGATTCCTATCTATTATTATGTATAGACGATATAACATTATAGTGACGTCATACACGTCTTGGAGATAAAGCTCTATACTGCCCATTACTCTATTACAGTCTCTGCTCATTAACCCCTAATACTCCTGAGAAGTCTCGTTGAGAGCAGGAAGGGGAGTTACAAAAGTATACAATGTAACAACAATGTATGAATAAGaataaacaaatgaataaataactAATGTATCAACGTGGAAACTAACAGACAGGAGTCCATCATAAAGAGTGAATAAGATGTGTTTGTCCTGGAGAGACTGCACAAAACAAAGAATTTATTACTTTATAATGTTTCCCCGTTGTGGATGGGCTGTGGgtctggtgtcatctatataatACATGACATGGAcattctgtaacacagtaggtgacATGTCCCTAATGTacatgggccgtgacgtcatcgtTCTCTCTGCACATTTACAATGGAAGTATAAAAGACATCATTCTATCAGAGACATGAGGATTTATGGTTATAGAGACTTATACCGTGTTATATCCCGTTTCGAACCTGTAGGGTGGAGTCTAGTTTGTGGACTTAGCCTGTTACATCTGTATGAATTCACATTGTTATCTATATAAACCATTTATATTAATATGATACATTATAATTCCGTGCATTGTATAAGGTAAATacaatattttattacattattaattAGAAGATAATAAAGAAGAAGAGTTTTATTGTCCGCCCGGGCTGGAGTTCCTCTTGGATGTCGGCAGTCTGATGCTTGCTGTGCGGCTCTCCACCTTTCCCGAGCACAGGAGCTGGGATTCAGCAGGCGGGCTGGCTTTATACAATTGTTGTGTGGAATACAAATATGACATGGAAGTATCAGTACAGCGGCCGGGATAGGGCTTTCTCTCCCAGGTAtaatgttctctgttatcaggacCATATACACAACCAATATAAGAATCCCCGATGTCATCCTGGTAATGTACAAGCAGGTCCTGTAATGGAGATAATCTGTGAGAGAAATCACAATAGGATCCTCGGGGTCATCACTTAATAGACGAGGGATCTGGGGATGGAAGACATTCTGTGAGGGGGAAGGATCCTACAGAGAATACGGAGTCTCTTGTATCTGGATCAGGATTCTGACTTTATTTCTCAGAATCTTCTTTGTTCTCCTCACTTCTCCTTCCATCTTCAGCCCCTCTGACCCCGTCACTGCTCTCCGCTCCCTCCGCTCTGTCCTCGCCGGTTCCCGCTATCACTGTCTCCTTTCTCACCGCTGAGCAGCCCGGACACGATCCTCCGACCCGACCACTTCTACTTCCAGAGCTTCAGTCGGGGACCGGATCAGATCTTATACCTGCGGCATCTCCTTCCTCAGTTCCCGGCCCGAACACTCCCCGAAGCCGGATCAGCTGTGACAGCTCCTGCCCGGTGGCTTCAAAACACGTTGGAGATTACAAAGAATAACAACAGGGAGATGACATAATTCCCCATCATGGAGAATCTGTATCCCCTTCCCCCTGACCTCCTGCACAGCCGGGATGTGAGAGAATATCCCCAGGGGTAGGAGCCCCAGCTCTAGGTCCaaatcctgctcctcctccccccgcacccgggccatgtgctctctgcagacatgagGAGACATCTGCGGGTGTTATGggtcgggaagctgtaaggaagatgaaggagagaacagtcatcacatCTACTTGTGGACAACTCCCCCCATCATCTCCGGGTCAGTAAATGGACACGTTGTccgtattatatctatatatcaggaCAGGGAGCTGGCAGTGAGCGGAGGCGCCGCCTGTGTTACCCTCCGGGGCTCTCAGCAGCTCCAGGCCGTCTCCGCATCGTGCAATCAGCTTCCTGGACGGTAGATGTTGTAGTAAAGATCCGTGTGATGGTGACCGGTGCCGGGAATAGAAGGAACGATCCCCAGCAGCAGATTTATATTCccggatacacagtgatgtgcagATCGGGAAGACTGTGATGGAGATCCCGGGGCCTCCTCCCGGCTCCTTCCCGGCACCTCCGCCAGTGACGGGTATAAACTGTTAGGGGGGATGTTGGGGAGGAATAAGACACGGAGAAGGGGAGCTCGCCTGTCCGGTTCTAGCCGCTAAAGATCTTTTATCCCGGGCAGGGAAGCACAAGGTTGTAGCGGAACTTCGCCCGGGTCCAGACGGGATGGGGCGGGGCCTGTGCTCTGTGTCAGCCAATAGCAGCTCCGGACGGTGACATCTCAGCAGCCAATCATTGCGCAGCCGCTGTACATATAAGAGGCGCCAGCAGCTCCGGTCTCAGCATTTATCGTTCACGATATTTTTGAGTTCTAAGATGGCAGAAACCGCACCAGTCGCTGCTCCTCCCGCCGAACCGGCCGCAAAATCCAAGAAGCAGCCGAAGAAATCAGCTGCCAAGAAAAGCCACAAACCCTCCGGTCCCAGCGTGTCCGAGCTGCTCGTTAAAGCCGTGTCCGCCTCTAAGGAGCGCAGTGGGGTGTCTCTGGCTGCCCTGAAGAAGGCTCTGGCTGCCGGAGGATACGATGTAGACCGAAACAACGGCCGCCTGAAGCTGGCCATCAAGGGGCTGGTGACCAAGGGAACCCTGCTCCAGGTGAAAGGCAGCGGCGCCTCCGGATCCTTCAAGATCAACAAGAAGCAGCAGGAGACCAAGGACAAGGAGGCCAAGAAGAAGCCGGCGGCTGCGGCCAAGAAACCTGCAGCAGCTAAGAAATCAACCAAATCCCCTAAGAAGCCAAAGAAGGCTCCGAGCGCGGCCAAGAGCCCGAAGAAAGCCAAGAAGCCTGCAGCGGCCAAGAGCCCCAAGAAGCCGAAGGCTGCCCCCAAGAAGGTGACCAAGAGCCCGGCTAAGAAGGCGGCCAAACCCAAAGCTGCCAAGAGCCCTGCTAAGAAGGCGGCCAAACCCAAAGCTGCCAAAAGCCCGGCAAAGAAGGTGACTAAAGCCAAGAAGAGCGCGGCTAAGAAATAATCGGGAGCCTCGTCCTGTACTTATCCCTCAAAGGCTCTTTTCAGAGCCACCACCTCCTCCCACCAGAGCTGTATGATCACCGCCCGTGTAACACCGGGATGTATAAAGAATATAATACAGTgatataaatcccttctatattatcatcactttattatattttatcaatCCCAATACATCTGCCTTTACTAGTTCTAGATCCCCTTATGAACACTCAGCTGAGTCTGTTCTGTAACCAACCATAGTTGTATCTTTCTGTAACACTTGTAGGGTCAGCGCTTGGGGGAAATATAAATATTGTTACAAATCGGCAACAAAAAGATTATAAATCTCTCCACCAGGTGTCACTATTGTAACACATTGTAGATCTTGTGTATAAACTATAAGGATTTACACTGCTGTGATAAATGACGCCCTAAGGATAGACGGGATTATGGCAATTATTAATATACCAGATATTTGGGGATAAATGTAACCCTTTGGGTAATAGGTTGTGTACATATTATTTCCCCCATCCTGAGGGTTAGTTTGCTGCATAGTTTTATTACTATATAAAGTCATGCAGTCCCGAATAGAGTCTGATTGCCTGCCGCTCCCCTATATTCAGTGTGAACACCCGAAATGGGGAAGGGCCGAATAGGGCGAGGATGGGTCCTGCCTCTTTCTAACAAAGAACAATTGTTGACGTCACATGTATTTTGGCGGGCTCATTGGTTGTAAGAATCAGCCAATGGGATGCAGGGGTGGGGTTTACATGAGCCAATGGTGATGAGACCAGGAGTATAAATATTCCGCTCTTTCCTCTCTTCCCATCACTTCTCCGCTGTGTACGTAGAATCATGGCCAGGACCAAGCAGACCGCTCGTAAATCCACCGGAGGGAAAGCTCCCCGCAAGCAGCTGGCTACCAAGGCTGCCAGGAAGAGCGCTCCCGCCACTGGCGGGGTGAAGAAGCCTCACCGCTACCGTCCAGGTACAGTGGCTCTCCGTGAGATCCGCCGCTACCAGAAGTCCACTGAGCTGCTGATCCGGAAGCTCCCCTTCCAGCGCCTGGTGAGGGAGATCGCCCAGGACTTCAAGACCGATCTTCGCTTCCAGAGCTCGGCGGTCATGGCCCTGCAGGAGGCCAGCGAGGCTTATCTGGTGGGACTCTTTGAGGACACCAATCTGTGCGCCATCCATGCCAAGAGAGTCACCATCATGCCCAAAGACATCCAGCTGGCCCGCAGGATCCGTGGGGAGCGAGCTTAGATCTGCCCGAGACCCGCATACAACACAAAGGCTCTTTTCAGAGCCACCAAATTATCTATAGAACGAGCTGATTCCTTATCCTCTCCATTGTTCTGCTCCTATACTCCGCCTGTTTTCATAAGCAGGATCCCGGGATTGTTCTCTGCCTTTAACCCTCAGTGCTGAGTTATGTTCAGTTACTATAGTGATGAAGATCGTGTCCTCTGCAGTGTAATGCGCCTGTGTGTGATCGGTGCTGCTGGCTTCTGTCTCCCGACACTTGGGATCGTAATTGGTGCATAGAGGGGAAACGAGCGGGCACTAAAGGGTTAACTCTAGGCGGAGTTATAGACCCGAATGTTCGCTCATTGGATGATCACCGCAGTTGACTATTTTGAAATCCCCGCTCTTCTTCTGGTCGTTTCTCCCTTTGTCTCGTCCTCTTCCCTGTACACGTGACTACATTCCTCTGGTTTCTGTAAATAGGAAGAAAAAGGCTGCGGAGGGGAAACTGTTGGTGCCGATCAGGGGGATTCTAGTGAGGCTGATGCGGTAGGAGAGAGGACGCTGTGTCCGGGGCTGACATCACAATGGTGGGTGTATACGGGGTcttccctgcagagtatatagaggagccgcGTCCCTGTCCTATTCCAGACCTGATACCGATCACACCCTGCAGCCGGACACTGCTGAGAATGCGGCGGGGAAAGCTATCCTGTATTTTATACATTGTTAGTTTGTAGTGATTTAATGTAATACATTCCGATATTATGTCACTCTGCTGCAAGAGATCGCCCAGTGTGAACACTGACCGTGCGGTTGTTTTACAATCTATTTTACCTGTCAGCGATCACAGTGTATTTAGACCTGATGAAGTCTTATTGGGGGAAGAGATTTCCGGGCCCGTCATTGATGAAATCCTTCCCGATCTGAATATAACGCGTGTCCGTGTGAATATAGCGCTAATAGAAAAGCTCAGGACTAATCTATTAATAGTAAATAATCTCCTAGACCTTCGGTGTTCTCTATCCGAATAAGTGTCCGAGAATCTCAGCCTCCTGGGAGGGAAGGGATAGAGAATGGGAGACTAATAATGGAAGGAAAAAAATGGAGCAAAAGGAACAATTAAATTGATCAGAATAAAAGGAGGAAAGttacaggggaaaaaaataaaataaccatatatacacacacaccatttaTCATGAATCAAAAGTAATCTCAGGACCCTGTGGTTACTAATATTATTGTTTAAAATAGACACCACCGATCTCTCCCCCTCAGGCCGATTTATTCACAAGCTGAGCCGGGACAGCAGGAGGGTGAGCGGTGAGTGTACACCGGCCTTTTACTATTAGTTCAGGACTCTAATTTACGAATATTGCGC
It includes:
- the LOC130332604 gene encoding histone H1B-like, with the translated sequence MAETAPVAAPPAEPAAKSKKQPKKSAAKKSHKPSGPSVSELLVKAVSASKERSGVSLAALKKALAAGGYDVDRNNGRLKLAIKGLVTKGTLLQVKGSGASGSFKINKKQQETKDKEAKKKPAAAAKKPAAAKKSTKSPKKPKKAPSAAKSPKKAKKPAAAKSPKKPKAAPKKVTKSPAKKAAKPKAAKSPAKKAAKPKAAKSPAKKVTKAKKSAAKK